From Sphingobacteriales bacterium, a single genomic window includes:
- a CDS encoding TetR/AcrR family transcriptional regulator gives MPRTDEQFEAIRKEKRELILRTALKLFAEKGYHSVSISQIAKEAAISKGLMYNYFASKEELLQTIMIAAVDETIGSIDVNKDGILQDEELIFYIRNLFSSVRKNTEYWKFFSALSTQPGIFNIVAGQLKEKEIYVSRLFYEYFNNKGYQNPTAEMAMLGAVLSGAIQKYVFSEGKFPLDEIEERIIKMYEK, from the coding sequence ATGCCCAGAACAGACGAACAGTTTGAAGCCATCAGGAAAGAAAAAAGGGAATTAATCCTGCGAACCGCTCTGAAACTGTTTGCCGAAAAAGGCTATCACAGTGTTTCCATCAGCCAGATTGCCAAAGAAGCTGCCATCAGCAAAGGACTGATGTATAATTATTTTGCAAGCAAGGAAGAATTGCTTCAAACGATAATGATTGCTGCTGTTGATGAAACGATTGGTTCTATTGATGTAAATAAAGACGGAATTCTTCAGGATGAAGAACTTATCTTTTATATCAGAAATCTCTTTTCCAGCGTCAGAAAAAATACTGAATACTGGAAATTTTTCTCAGCTTTAAGCACTCAGCCCGGGATTTTTAACATCGTTGCCGGACAACTGAAAGAAAAAGAAATCTATGTCAGCCGTTTATTTTACGAGTATTTCAACAACAAGGGGTATCAAAATCCTACGGCAGAAATGGCCATGCTTGGCGCAGTTTTATCCGGAGCTATTCAGAAATATGTTTTTTCAGAAGGAAAATTTCCGCTGGATGAAATTGAAGAACGAATCATTAAAATGTACGAAAAATAA